The following are encoded together in the Flavobacterium sp. TR2 genome:
- a CDS encoding hydroxymethylglutaryl-CoA reductase, degradative has translation MNNAVAGFSKLSKKEKINWIANEYFSNPEEAQNIIRNYWNSDEKLQQLHDEFIENTITNLYIPLGVAPNFLINGKYKTIPMAIEESSVVAAASKAAKYWSTRGGFKATIINTEKIGQVHFTYSGDSEKLSHFFDEIKPKFFSETQSITKNMQQRGGGILDIKLKDKRSLLENYYQLHATFETKDSMGANFINSCLEQFASTLKEEAQNSDLCQNGEKLEVIMSILSNYVPHCLVRAEVSCPIEDLAEKHIANPQEFAERFVQAVQIAEVEPFRAVTHNKGIMNGVDAVILATGNDFRAVEAGVHAYASRNGQYSSLSHAKIENGIFTFWLEIPLAVGTVGGLTSLHPLVKLCLEILEKPSAPELMEIVAVAGLAQNFAALRSLTTTGIQEGHMKMHLNNIINQFEATDEERHLIKTHFKKTAVSHSAVVEFIESLRK, from the coding sequence ATGAACAACGCTGTCGCCGGATTTTCTAAATTATCCAAAAAAGAAAAAATCAACTGGATTGCAAATGAATATTTTTCAAATCCCGAAGAGGCGCAAAATATTATAAGAAATTACTGGAATTCAGACGAAAAGCTTCAGCAGCTTCATGATGAATTTATAGAAAACACTATTACAAATCTTTATATCCCACTTGGAGTTGCTCCTAACTTTTTAATCAACGGAAAATACAAAACGATTCCGATGGCTATTGAAGAGAGCTCTGTCGTTGCAGCAGCTTCTAAAGCAGCAAAATACTGGTCGACAAGAGGAGGTTTTAAAGCTACAATTATCAATACCGAAAAAATTGGCCAAGTTCATTTTACTTATAGCGGAGATTCCGAAAAATTAAGTCACTTTTTTGACGAGATTAAACCAAAATTCTTCTCGGAAACGCAAAGCATTACCAAAAATATGCAGCAGCGTGGCGGAGGTATTTTAGATATTAAATTAAAAGACAAAAGAAGTTTACTAGAGAACTACTATCAGCTTCATGCTACTTTTGAAACCAAAGATAGCATGGGAGCCAATTTTATCAATTCTTGTTTAGAGCAATTTGCTTCTACTTTAAAAGAAGAGGCTCAAAATTCTGACTTATGCCAAAATGGAGAAAAGCTGGAAGTTATAATGAGCATTCTTTCCAACTATGTTCCGCATTGCCTTGTTAGAGCCGAAGTTTCCTGCCCAATTGAAGATTTAGCAGAAAAACATATTGCCAATCCGCAAGAATTTGCAGAACGTTTTGTTCAAGCAGTACAAATAGCAGAAGTTGAGCCTTTTAGAGCGGTTACACACAATAAAGGCATTATGAATGGCGTAGATGCTGTGATTCTCGCAACAGGAAATGATTTTAGAGCTGTAGAAGCGGGAGTTCATGCTTATGCATCGAGAAATGGACAATATTCCAGTTTATCTCATGCCAAAATTGAGAATGGAATTTTTACTTTTTGGCTTGAAATTCCTCTAGCAGTTGGCACTGTTGGCGGCTTAACCTCTTTACATCCTCTAGTAAAATTGTGCTTAGAGATTTTAGAAAAACCATCAGCTCCAGAATTAATGGAAATTGTAGCGGTTGCGGGTTTAGCACAAAATTTTGCCGCATTGCGCTCGCTAACCACAACAGGCATCCAGGAAGGGCACATGAAAATGCATCTTAACAACATTATCAATCAATTTGAAGCTACCGATGAAGAGCGACATTTAATTAAAACGCATTTCAAAAAAACAGCCGTTTCTCA
- a CDS encoding S9 family peptidase, translating to MNTSKFTAVLLFLTAVVFGQQKITVENVFSGIFRAKGMDELQSLKNTNQYTVLNVDQASRSMQIDLYDFATLKKVSNLIDTKNFKELANGINSYTFDASEKKILIACNSSKIFRHSFTADYFLYDIAAKSLIKLVDFQIQEPTFSPDGTKIAYARENNLYVYDVASKKSTPITTDGKKNAVINGITDWVYEEEFAFVRAFDWSKDSKKVAYIRFDESQVPEFSMSIFHKDLYPKTETFKYPKAGEKNSEVSLHIYDVAAGATKKVDLGNYNDFYIARMQWTNDANVLSAQVLNRHQDNLDILFIDGNTATAKVVLNEKDKAYVDITDNLTFLKDNSFIWTSEKDGFNHIYVYDKNGKLKNQVTKGNWEVVSYYGFDEKTKTIFYQSTENGSINRDLYRIGLDGKNKVRLSSKTGTSAATFSPNFQYFITTFSSSTQPTTYTLNEAKSGKEIQVIENNQALADKLKAYDLPSKEYFVLKTAKGNELNAWILKPKDFDPSKKYPVFMFQYSGPGSQQVANQWNNSNDYWFASLTQQGYIVACVDGRGTGYKGADFKKVTQKELGKYEVEDQIGAAKVIGAYPYVDASRIGIFGWSYGGFMASNCIFQGNDVFKMAIAVAPVTNWRFYDSVYTERYMQTPQENASGYDQNSPINHVDKLKGKFLLIHGSADDNVHVQNTMQMMEALIQANKQFDSQIYPDKDHGIYGGKTRVQLYTKMTNFIKENL from the coding sequence ATGAATACAAGTAAATTTACTGCAGTACTTTTATTTTTAACTGCGGTTGTTTTTGGGCAGCAGAAAATAACTGTCGAAAATGTTTTTAGCGGTATTTTCCGGGCTAAAGGAATGGATGAACTGCAATCGCTAAAAAATACAAATCAATATACTGTTTTAAATGTTGATCAGGCGAGCAGAAGTATGCAGATTGATTTATACGATTTTGCGACCCTGAAAAAAGTATCGAATCTTATTGATACTAAAAATTTTAAAGAACTTGCCAACGGAATCAACAGCTATACTTTTGATGCTTCTGAAAAAAAGATCTTAATTGCTTGTAATTCTTCTAAAATATTCCGTCACTCTTTTACTGCAGATTATTTTCTCTACGATATCGCAGCAAAATCTCTGATTAAACTTGTTGATTTCCAGATTCAAGAACCAACTTTCTCACCAGACGGAACTAAAATCGCTTACGCAAGAGAAAACAATTTATATGTATACGACGTAGCATCAAAAAAATCTACTCCAATTACAACAGACGGAAAGAAAAATGCTGTTATAAACGGTATTACTGACTGGGTTTACGAAGAAGAATTTGCTTTTGTACGCGCTTTCGACTGGAGCAAAGACAGTAAAAAAGTAGCTTACATTCGTTTTGACGAAAGCCAAGTTCCTGAATTTTCAATGTCAATTTTCCATAAAGATTTATATCCGAAAACTGAAACTTTTAAATATCCTAAAGCAGGAGAGAAAAATTCAGAAGTTTCATTGCATATCTATGATGTAGCAGCAGGAGCAACAAAAAAAGTCGATTTAGGAAATTATAATGATTTCTACATTGCTAGAATGCAATGGACAAATGATGCAAATGTACTTTCTGCACAGGTTTTAAACCGCCATCAAGACAATTTAGATATATTATTTATTGATGGTAATACTGCAACTGCAAAAGTGGTTTTAAATGAAAAAGATAAAGCTTACGTAGATATAACTGATAATTTAACTTTCTTGAAAGATAACAGTTTTATTTGGACAAGCGAAAAAGACGGTTTTAATCATATTTATGTGTATGATAAAAACGGAAAACTTAAAAATCAAGTTACTAAAGGGAACTGGGAAGTGGTTTCATACTACGGTTTTGATGAAAAAACAAAAACTATTTTCTACCAATCTACAGAAAATGGTTCTATCAACAGAGATCTTTACAGAATTGGTTTAGATGGAAAAAACAAAGTGCGTTTGTCTTCAAAAACTGGAACAAGTGCAGCGACTTTCAGTCCAAATTTCCAATACTTCATTACAACGTTCTCAAGTAGTACACAGCCTACAACTTATACTTTAAACGAGGCTAAATCAGGAAAAGAAATTCAGGTTATCGAAAATAACCAGGCTCTTGCTGATAAATTGAAAGCATATGATCTTCCTTCAAAAGAATATTTTGTTTTAAAAACAGCAAAAGGAAATGAATTGAATGCGTGGATTTTAAAACCAAAAGATTTTGATCCTTCAAAAAAATACCCTGTTTTCATGTTCCAATATTCTGGTCCAGGATCTCAGCAGGTAGCAAACCAATGGAATAATTCTAATGATTACTGGTTCGCTTCATTAACACAGCAAGGTTACATCGTAGCTTGTGTTGACGGAAGAGGTACAGGATACAAAGGTGCTGATTTCAAAAAAGTGACTCAGAAAGAATTAGGAAAATACGAAGTTGAAGACCAGATTGGTGCCGCAAAAGTAATTGGAGCTTATCCTTATGTTGATGCTTCAAGAATTGGAATCTTCGGATGGAGCTACGGTGGATTTATGGCTTCTAATTGTATTTTCCAAGGAAATGATGTTTTCAAAATGGCAATTGCTGTTGCGCCAGTTACGAACTGGAGATTTTATGACAGCGTCTACACAGAAAGATATATGCAGACTCCGCAAGAAAATGCAAGCGGATACGACCAAAACTCTCCTATAAACCACGTTGATAAATTGAAAGGAAAGTTCTTGCTGATACATGGTTCTGCAGATGATAATGTTCATGTTCAAAATACCATGCAGATGATGGAAGCTTTAATTCAGGCAAATAAACAATTTGATTCTCAAATTTACCCAGATAAAGATCACGGTATTTATGGCGGAAAAACCAGAGTGCAGCTTTATACCAAAATGACCAATTTTATCAAAGAAAATTTATAA
- a CDS encoding peptide MFS transporter: MGETQVKTAHPKGLWVLFGTEMWERFNFYGMRALLTLFLVNSLLMKEEEASLIYGGFLGLCYLTPMLGGFVADRYLGNRNCILLGGLLMAIGQLLLFTSGSVFENNIPLAKIIMYSALGVIVFGNGFFKPNISSMVGSLYPKQEKTKLDSAFTIFYMGINIGAFLGQSICPLLGDVKDAGGIRDIHAFRWGFLAASTAMLLGTILFYFLKNKYVVSPEGKPLGGLPSKNEASDFEEGEAQQANFSTKALIGAGIAFIALGFFFHYVVGQNLIYTLIYSSGLALAGLIISDTSLTKIERDRIYVIYIVSFFIIFFWAAFEQAGSSLTFIADNQTDRHFFGWAMPPSMVQIFNGLFVVVLAVPFSILWDTLRAKGKEPISPVKLAVGLVVISISFFMIATQVSYIGTSGLLLVKWLILLYFLNTCAELCLSPIGLSLVGKLSPKRFASLLYGVFFLSNASGYALGGTLGSILPATGDKFAKAKELGIDLQAVLDKKITLSADQLALLDHHQISAQNPIFAGFEIHNLYEFFMVFVVLTGIAAILLFALTPLLKKLMHGVR, translated from the coding sequence ATGGGAGAAACTCAAGTAAAAACAGCGCATCCAAAAGGTCTTTGGGTATTATTTGGAACGGAGATGTGGGAGCGATTCAATTTTTATGGAATGCGCGCTTTATTGACTTTATTTCTTGTGAATTCATTATTAATGAAGGAAGAAGAAGCATCATTAATTTATGGAGGTTTCCTTGGACTTTGTTATTTGACCCCAATGCTAGGTGGTTTTGTTGCTGACCGCTATTTAGGAAACAGAAATTGTATTCTACTGGGAGGATTATTAATGGCAATAGGGCAATTGCTTTTGTTTACAAGCGGAAGTGTTTTTGAAAATAATATACCGCTAGCTAAAATTATTATGTACTCTGCATTAGGAGTAATTGTTTTTGGTAATGGATTCTTTAAACCGAATATTTCTAGTATGGTTGGAAGTTTGTATCCAAAACAAGAAAAAACAAAATTAGATAGTGCTTTTACTATTTTCTATATGGGAATTAACATCGGAGCATTTCTTGGTCAGTCAATCTGTCCATTATTAGGCGATGTTAAGGATGCAGGAGGAATTAGAGATATTCATGCTTTCAGATGGGGGTTCTTAGCGGCTTCTACTGCAATGTTGTTAGGTACAATTCTTTTTTACTTCTTAAAAAACAAATATGTAGTTTCTCCAGAAGGAAAACCATTAGGAGGATTGCCATCTAAAAATGAAGCTTCAGATTTTGAAGAAGGAGAAGCACAGCAAGCAAACTTCTCGACTAAAGCTCTTATTGGTGCGGGAATTGCATTTATTGCTTTAGGATTCTTTTTCCATTATGTGGTAGGTCAGAACTTAATTTACACGTTGATTTATTCGAGCGGTTTGGCATTAGCAGGATTAATTATCTCGGATACTTCTCTAACTAAAATTGAAAGAGATAGAATTTATGTGATTTATATCGTATCATTCTTTATTATTTTCTTTTGGGCTGCGTTTGAGCAAGCAGGTTCGTCATTGACTTTTATTGCAGATAACCAGACAGACAGACATTTCTTTGGGTGGGCAATGCCGCCTTCAATGGTTCAAATTTTTAACGGATTATTCGTTGTGGTTTTAGCAGTTCCTTTTAGTATTTTATGGGATACTTTAAGAGCTAAAGGAAAAGAGCCAATTTCGCCAGTAAAATTAGCAGTTGGTTTAGTTGTGATTTCTATTAGTTTCTTTATGATCGCAACTCAAGTTTCTTACATCGGAACTTCGGGGCTTTTATTAGTTAAATGGCTTATTTTATTATATTTCTTAAATACGTGTGCAGAATTGTGTTTGTCTCCAATTGGATTGTCATTGGTTGGTAAATTATCTCCAAAACGTTTTGCATCATTATTATACGGAGTTTTCTTTTTATCGAATGCATCAGGATATGCTTTAGGAGGAACTTTAGGTTCTATCTTGCCGGCAACAGGCGATAAATTTGCCAAAGCAAAAGAACTAGGAATCGATCTTCAGGCAGTTTTAGATAAAAAAATAACCCTTTCGGCAGACCAATTGGCTTTGTTAGATCACCATCAGATTAGTGCTCAAAATCCAATTTTTGCAGGATTTGAAATCCATAACTTATATGAATTCTTTATGGTGTTTGTTGTTCTGACTGGTATTGCTGCAATTTTATTGTTTGCTTTAACGCCACTATTGAAAAAATTAATGCACGGTGTTAGATAA
- a CDS encoding peptide MFS transporter, whose product MENNITLEEIQNFEGKYPKQLWYLFLVEMWERFCFYGMRGVLAFFMVDQLGLVEGKANLQYGAIQAFVYAFTFIGGIFADKILGFKKSLLFGGIVMILGNLLIAASPHDFFYYGITLSIIGTGFFKPNVSSMVGELYHENDGRRDAGYGLFYAGINIGGMLGGAIPIYLGKNYSWSLCFLSAAIVMIIGVITFLLTKKHLAPIGNSPLENHAPKKRNLYEIAVYVGSFVVIPLVYIMVINSDFTEYFMYTMGIVALAYFAYELIMLKDGKQQRKLLAAFVFIFGYFMFMAISEQSGGSLSLFAKDNLSNKLLFFHIDPNVVNNSINSLYVVIFSPLVGLLWIFMAKRKIEPNTVIKFGLSFVLLAAGFFIFYTARFFVNKDGLSSLDVFALGYLVYTLGELCIGPIGMSVITKLSPKRLFGMMMGLWFLSSAFGQFAAGKLGAEISDANTGTTLMSKLIAYTDGYYQLAVYSLIAGIILIVATPLIRRLMQEVK is encoded by the coding sequence ATGGAAAACAATATTACTTTAGAAGAAATTCAAAATTTTGAGGGTAAGTACCCAAAACAATTGTGGTACTTATTTTTGGTTGAAATGTGGGAGCGTTTTTGTTTCTACGGAATGAGAGGAGTTTTAGCTTTTTTTATGGTAGACCAACTAGGTCTCGTTGAAGGGAAAGCAAATTTACAATACGGAGCGATTCAGGCGTTTGTTTATGCTTTTACATTTATCGGAGGAATTTTTGCAGATAAAATTTTAGGATTTAAAAAATCACTTCTTTTTGGAGGGATTGTCATGATTCTTGGAAATTTGCTTATTGCAGCTTCTCCCCATGATTTCTTTTATTATGGAATAACGCTTTCCATTATCGGTACAGGTTTTTTTAAGCCAAATGTATCTTCAATGGTAGGGGAGCTGTATCATGAAAATGACGGTCGCCGAGATGCGGGTTACGGATTGTTTTATGCCGGAATTAATATAGGAGGAATGCTTGGTGGAGCAATTCCTATTTATTTAGGTAAAAACTATTCTTGGAGCCTTTGTTTTCTTTCAGCTGCAATTGTTATGATTATAGGGGTTATAACTTTCCTTCTGACTAAAAAACATTTAGCGCCAATTGGAAATTCTCCGTTAGAAAATCATGCGCCTAAAAAACGTAATCTTTACGAGATAGCAGTTTATGTAGGATCCTTTGTTGTTATTCCGTTAGTGTATATAATGGTTATCAATTCTGATTTTACAGAGTACTTTATGTATACTATGGGAATAGTAGCATTGGCGTATTTTGCATATGAACTGATAATGTTAAAGGATGGAAAGCAGCAGCGAAAACTTTTGGCCGCATTTGTATTCATTTTTGGCTATTTTATGTTTATGGCAATTTCTGAGCAATCAGGAGGTTCGCTATCATTGTTTGCAAAAGATAATCTATCAAACAAATTGCTATTTTTTCATATTGATCCAAATGTGGTAAACAATAGTATCAACTCATTATATGTTGTTATTTTTAGTCCATTAGTAGGATTGTTGTGGATATTTATGGCAAAGCGAAAAATTGAACCGAATACTGTTATTAAGTTTGGTTTATCATTTGTTTTGCTTGCAGCAGGTTTCTTTATTTTTTATACAGCTAGATTTTTTGTAAACAAAGACGGGTTGAGTTCTCTTGACGTTTTTGCTTTAGGATATCTTGTATATACACTTGGAGAATTGTGTATCGGTCCGATTGGGATGTCGGTAATCACTAAATTATCACCGAAAAGATTGTTCGGGATGATGATGGGATTATGGTTCTTGTCAAGTGCCTTCGGTCAGTTTGCGGCAGGAAAATTAGGAGCTGAAATATCTGATGCCAATACTGGAACTACATTAATGTCTAAGCTTATTGCCTATACTGATGGATATTATCAATTGGCCGTTTATTCTCTAATTGCTGGTATCATTCTAATTGTTGCAACTCCGTTAATCAGAAGATTAATGCAAGAAGTTAAATAA
- a CDS encoding thioredoxin family protein produces the protein MKKIILIALFLIGAANMQAQELKWYTDVREAITVSNKEQKPLLMFFTGSDWCGWCIRLQNEVLKTAEFKKWATDNVVLVELDYPRAVAQTPELKNQNNELQQAFGIQGFPTVYFTSAETKDGKVNFKGLGKTGYVAGGPSAWLTVAESIVHPKKI, from the coding sequence ATGAAAAAAATAATACTTATTGCTTTGTTTTTAATCGGTGCGGCAAATATGCAGGCACAAGAGTTGAAATGGTATACAGATGTTAGAGAAGCAATTACGGTGAGTAATAAGGAACAGAAGCCTTTGCTGATGTTTTTCACAGGCAGTGATTGGTGTGGATGGTGTATTCGTCTGCAAAATGAAGTTTTGAAAACTGCGGAGTTTAAGAAATGGGCGACAGATAATGTTGTTTTAGTCGAATTAGATTATCCAAGAGCTGTTGCACAGACTCCTGAGCTTAAAAATCAGAATAACGAATTACAGCAAGCTTTTGGTATTCAGGGATTTCCAACGGTTTATTTTACAAGTGCAGAAACTAAGGATGGTAAAGTGAATTTTAAAGGTCTCGGTAAAACAGGATATGTTGCGGGTGGTCCCTCAGCTTGGCTAACGGTGGCTGAAAGTATCGTGCATCCAAAAAAAATATAA
- a CDS encoding thioredoxin family protein — translation MTKKLLFLLFFLGSFMTQAQNLAWRTNMTDAIAISNDQKKPMLILFTASGVPENLQNEIFKTPDFAVWSRDNVVLVKLDLSDMNASDSDREQNVKLKNAFGVQDLPEVCFAMASVRKNKTTFSALGKIAYKPGGAKAWIAESNAILHPAE, via the coding sequence ATGACTAAAAAATTACTTTTCCTACTGTTTTTTTTAGGTTCATTTATGACGCAAGCACAAAACTTAGCATGGAGAACAAACATGACAGATGCTATTGCTATAAGCAATGACCAAAAAAAACCAATGTTGATTTTATTCACTGCCTCAGGTGTACCAGAAAATCTTCAAAACGAAATCTTTAAAACGCCCGATTTTGCTGTTTGGTCACGAGACAACGTGGTCTTAGTAAAATTAGATTTGTCTGATATGAATGCTTCAGATAGCGATCGAGAACAAAATGTGAAATTGAAAAATGCATTTGGTGTTCAAGATCTTCCAGAAGTATGTTTTGCAATGGCGTCGGTAAGAAAAAACAAAACGACATTTAGCGCTTTAGGAAAAATAGCCTACAAACCTGGAGGAGCAAAAGCTTGGATTGCAGAATCAAATGCAATTTTACATCCAGCAGAATAG
- a CDS encoding thioredoxin family protein: MPKNLLILLLFFSPFYMNSQNIIWKTDINDAVTASAEKRKPLLIFFTAQGVSSQLQNEIFATREFEEWSRKNVILVKLDLSDSSISDAAKEQNLMLKNAFGIEDIPQVCFSEVTVRKGKTNFNKLGLIAYTSSGVKTWISESNSILNPE, from the coding sequence ATGCCAAAAAATCTACTTATCCTATTGCTTTTTTTTAGCCCATTTTATATGAACTCCCAAAATATAATCTGGAAAACCGATATCAATGATGCTGTAACTGCAAGTGCAGAAAAAAGAAAGCCTTTATTGATTTTCTTTACAGCTCAAGGCGTAAGCTCTCAGCTGCAAAATGAAATTTTTGCTACTCGCGAGTTTGAAGAATGGTCGCGCAAAAATGTTATTTTGGTGAAACTTGATCTTTCTGATTCTTCCATTTCTGATGCTGCTAAAGAGCAAAATCTAATGTTAAAGAATGCTTTTGGTATAGAGGACATTCCTCAGGTATGTTTTTCTGAGGTAACCGTCAGAAAAGGGAAAACCAATTTTAATAAATTAGGGCTTATTGCCTACACAAGTTCTGGCGTTAAAACCTGGATTTCTGAATCCAATTCAATTTTAAACCCAGAATAA
- a CDS encoding ComEC/Rec2 family competence protein, which yields MKVLDFPLAKITIAFILGVIASYYLHFSDHVIAISVLVSFIAFCADFFWSLKHSKKSILFGSLSYILSFCIGALTLLCHTESLQKSNYTHCKIAFKNPQSVILILREKLKSNDYSDRYIGLVKTISGKSYSGKIIINIQKDSIKNHLIIGNRLKIKTILQQNKPSKNPNQFDYGKYLANKQIYAQIYCQKKEISVSKTIQKDIWYYCAQLHSRIISNLEKSKFNKAEMNVALALILGQQQEISQDIIQDYQYSGATHILSVSGLHVGFIMFFITFILKPIPNTRKGSFLKLASILISLAGFAIISGLSPSVLRSVVMFSFLAIGNHLRRNGNIYHTLLVSILLILLFEPYFLFDVGFQLSYVALFFILWLQPILKNIYKPKYKLTVYIWEALTVSFAAQIGTLPLCLYYFHQFPGLFFVTNIIILPVLSFIMIAGIVIIIIAIFASPPLLLTMVFEKSIYLLNLMVHAVASADAFVIRDISFNFYHLVAFTFFIIDSIIWIKKPSFNKLILVLVSIITIQLAFILSKIETENEEELIVYNEKNSTLISERLGRNFILYSRDSNHKEVNKKNINSYLVGNSITLSAIKEVKNVLYFKNTKILIIDSTKTFSKKIKPDILILTQTSKINLDRVLQDIHPKIVIADGSNSNSIQKCWKNSCLKKNIPFHSTKEKGYYQL from the coding sequence ATGAAAGTATTAGATTTTCCGTTAGCAAAAATTACAATTGCCTTTATACTCGGGGTAATTGCTTCGTATTATCTGCATTTTTCTGATCATGTCATTGCCATTTCAGTTTTGGTTAGCTTTATAGCATTCTGCGCAGACTTTTTTTGGAGCTTAAAGCACAGTAAAAAATCAATCTTATTTGGAAGTTTGAGTTATATTCTGTCTTTCTGCATTGGAGCATTAACACTTTTATGCCATACCGAAAGCCTTCAAAAAAGCAACTACACACATTGCAAAATAGCTTTTAAAAATCCTCAATCAGTAATATTAATTTTAAGGGAAAAACTAAAAAGCAACGATTATAGCGACCGATATATTGGTCTGGTAAAAACGATATCAGGAAAGTCCTATTCGGGAAAAATTATCATAAACATTCAGAAAGACAGCATAAAAAACCACTTGATAATAGGAAACAGACTTAAAATTAAAACGATTTTACAGCAAAACAAACCTAGTAAAAATCCCAATCAATTTGATTACGGCAAATATTTGGCAAACAAGCAGATTTATGCGCAGATTTATTGCCAGAAAAAGGAAATTTCGGTAAGTAAAACCATTCAAAAAGACATTTGGTATTATTGTGCTCAATTGCATTCGAGAATAATTTCCAATCTTGAAAAATCAAAATTCAATAAAGCCGAAATGAATGTTGCCCTAGCATTAATTTTAGGACAGCAGCAGGAGATTTCGCAAGATATTATTCAGGATTATCAATATTCTGGAGCAACGCACATTTTATCTGTTTCAGGTCTTCATGTTGGCTTTATAATGTTTTTTATAACCTTTATACTGAAGCCAATTCCAAATACAAGAAAAGGCTCTTTTTTAAAACTAGCATCAATTCTAATTTCCTTGGCTGGTTTCGCCATAATTTCTGGCCTATCCCCATCGGTTTTGAGATCTGTGGTTATGTTTTCATTTCTTGCAATCGGAAATCATTTACGTCGAAATGGCAATATATATCACACTTTATTGGTTTCAATTTTACTGATATTACTTTTTGAACCGTATTTTTTATTTGATGTTGGTTTTCAATTAAGCTACGTCGCATTATTTTTTATTCTTTGGCTGCAACCGATTTTAAAAAACATCTATAAGCCAAAATACAAGTTAACAGTTTATATTTGGGAAGCCCTTACGGTTTCTTTTGCCGCACAAATTGGCACTTTGCCTTTATGCCTTTACTATTTCCATCAATTTCCGGGCTTATTTTTTGTCACAAATATTATTATACTTCCTGTTTTATCCTTTATTATGATTGCTGGCATTGTGATCATAATTATTGCAATTTTTGCCAGCCCTCCATTACTTCTTACAATGGTTTTTGAAAAAAGCATTTATTTGCTAAATCTTATGGTTCATGCAGTTGCTTCTGCAGATGCTTTCGTTATACGAGACATAAGCTTTAATTTTTATCATTTAGTTGCCTTCACATTCTTTATTATTGACTCTATAATTTGGATTAAAAAACCAAGCTTCAACAAATTAATATTGGTATTGGTCTCAATTATTACAATTCAGCTTGCTTTTATTTTAAGTAAAATTGAAACTGAAAATGAAGAAGAGCTGATTGTTTACAATGAAAAAAACAGCACGCTTATTTCTGAGCGATTAGGAAGAAACTTTATACTTTACAGCAGAGACAGCAATCATAAAGAAGTCAATAAAAAGAATATAAATTCGTATCTTGTTGGAAATTCAATCACCTTGTCTGCAATTAAAGAGGTTAAAAATGTGCTTTACTTTAAAAACACCAAAATTTTAATCATTGACAGTACGAAAACTTTTTCCAAGAAAATCAAGCCAGACATTTTAATTCTTACGCAGACTTCAAAAATAAATCTGGATCGGGTACTGCAAGATATTCATCCAAAAATTGTCATAGCTGATGGCTCTAATTCCAATTCTATACAGAAATGCTGGAAAAACAGCTGTCTCAAAAAAAACATCCCCTTTCATTCGACAAAAGAAAAGGGATACTATCAATTATAA
- a CDS encoding C40 family peptidase translates to MKRILLFLLVAIAFTSCKSTSSVANKNESKRESKTLVNHLVEKATDNIGVRYKAGGTTKSGFDCSGLVYTTFESENISLPRSSYEQAKIGKVIPLTDAKKGDLIFFKTNKSRQINHVGLITEVNSDEIKFVHSSTSKGVIISSTKEPYYKNSFEQVNRVIP, encoded by the coding sequence TTGAAAAGAATACTCCTTTTTTTGCTTGTAGCCATTGCTTTTACTTCTTGTAAGTCAACTTCTTCTGTTGCAAACAAAAACGAATCTAAAAGAGAAAGCAAAACTTTGGTTAACCATCTTGTCGAAAAAGCAACTGACAATATTGGGGTTCGCTATAAAGCAGGAGGAACTACAAAAAGCGGTTTTGACTGTTCTGGATTGGTTTACACTACTTTTGAAAGTGAAAATATCTCACTTCCAAGAAGCTCTTATGAACAAGCAAAAATTGGAAAAGTCATTCCGTTAACCGATGCAAAAAAAGGCGATTTAATTTTCTTTAAAACTAACAAAAGCAGACAAATTAATCATGTCGGATTAATCACAGAAGTCAATTCTGATGAAATAAAATTTGTGCATTCGTCTACATCAAAAGGAGTAATCATTTCTTCTACCAAAGAGCCTTACTATAAAAACTCTTTCGAACAAGTCAATAGAGTTATTCCGTAA